From a single Miscanthus floridulus cultivar M001 chromosome 8, ASM1932011v1, whole genome shotgun sequence genomic region:
- the LOC136477207 gene encoding homeobox-leucine zipper protein HOX5-like, producing the protein MDPSAVSFDSGGARRGGGGTQMLLFGGGGSANSNGFLRGVPMAVLCMDDATRVGKRPFLTTHEELLEEEYYDEQAPEKKRRLTAEQVQLLERSFEEENKLEPERKTELARRLGMAPRQVAVWFQNRRARWKTKQLETDYDRLKAAYDALAADHQGLLADNDSLRAQVISLTEKLQGKETSPSATTAAQEVDQPDEHTSVSGTEKLLAQQLKDDLHSSGDCTGHGALSSEEEDGGVVSNEGCSFDLPDAMFAAGVTHHGAEEAQLANWTSWFWN; encoded by the exons ATGGATCCGAGCGCGGTCAGTTTCGACTCCGGCGGCGCgcggcggggcggcggcggcacgcaGATGCTGCTCTTCGGCGGCGGAGGCAGCGCCAACAGCAACGGCTTCTTACGAG GTGTTCCGATGGCGGTCCTGTGCATGGACGACGCGACGCGCGTGGGCAAGCGGCCCTTCTTGACCACACACGAGGAGCTCCTTGAGGAGGAGTACTACGACGAGCAGGCGCCCGAGAAGAAGCGCCGTCTGACGGCGGAGCAGGTGCAGCTGCTGGAGCGGAGCTTCGAGGAAGAGAACAAGCTGGAGCCGGAGCGCAAGACCGAGCTGGCTCGCCGCCTGGGGATGGCGCCACGCCAGGTGGCCGTGTGGTTCCAGAACCGCCGCGCGCGCTGGAAGACCAAGCAGCTCGAGACCGACTATGACCGCCTCAAGGCTGCCTACGACGCGCTCGCCGCCGACCACCAGGGCCTGCTGGCCGACAACGATAGCCTCCGGGCACAG GTGATCTCCCTAACGGAGAAGCTGCAAGGCAAGGAGACATCCCCGTCGGCGACCACTGCTGCCCAAGAGGTCGACCAGCCAGACGAACACACCTCTGTGTCAGGCACTGAGAAACTGCTGGCGCAGCAGCTCAAGGACGACCTCCACAGCAGCGGTGACTGCACTGGCCATGGTGCCCTCTCTTCGGAGGAAGAGGATGGTGGTGTGGTCAGCAACGAGGGCTGCAGCTTTGATCTCCCGGATGCCATGTTCGCTGCAGGGGTCACCCACCATGGCGCCGAGGAGGCGCAGCTGGCCAACTGGACATCCTGGTTCTGGAACTGA